The proteins below come from a single Synechococcus sp. WH 8101 genomic window:
- the cynS gene encoding cyanase, whose translation MAAPSQATITATLMAAKKAKGMSFADLEAAMGLDEVWIASLFYGQATASAQEAEKLASLLDLDPAITAAIQEFPTKGSLDPVIPTDPLIYRFYEIMQVYGMPLKDVIQEKFGDGIMSAIDFTLDVDKVEDPKGDRVKITMCGKFLPYKKW comes from the coding sequence TTGGCGGCTCCTTCGCAGGCCACCATTACCGCCACGTTGATGGCTGCAAAAAAAGCCAAAGGCATGAGCTTTGCAGACCTGGAAGCAGCGATGGGGCTTGACGAGGTCTGGATCGCTTCACTGTTTTATGGCCAGGCCACCGCATCGGCACAGGAGGCTGAAAAGCTGGCCTCCCTGCTGGATCTCGATCCGGCCATCACGGCCGCCATTCAGGAGTTTCCCACCAAGGGAAGCCTGGATCCAGTGATCCCGACGGATCCCTTGATTTATCGGTTTTATGAAATCATGCAGGTGTATGGCATGCCCCTGAAGGATGTGATTCAGGAGAAATTTGGTGATGGCATCATGAGCGCGATTGACTTTACCCTGGATGTCGACAAGGTGGAGGATCCCAAGGGCGATCGGGTAAAGATCACCATGTGTGGCAAGTTTCTTCCTTACAAGAAATGGTGA
- a CDS encoding HEAT repeat domain-containing protein: protein MSVIDEAALWERLSQSRRNPLDPSWLGETYSPSLSAELRAAISEQLGLMAGRGWPVIATLIERFGPSPDLVHAAGLCHQEPARDWLLTQLRQNEAASHHADPALLDALQCWGAALTLSELTPILQAPSQSMRLTGLRLLRFKAHQLDAPTLLSLCAPCLEDWRDPVTVAAIRLLQRRDDPSISEALAQIGRHGSEASAQAALKALGCIATPHSRALLQALADELPPGERQRQAMRQLEQQLDM from the coding sequence GTGTCTGTGATCGATGAGGCCGCTCTCTGGGAGCGGCTCTCGCAATCCCGCCGGAATCCACTCGATCCATCCTGGCTGGGGGAGACCTACTCCCCCAGCCTTTCTGCTGAACTGCGGGCAGCCATCAGCGAACAACTCGGGCTCATGGCAGGCCGCGGCTGGCCCGTGATCGCCACCCTGATCGAACGCTTTGGCCCTAGCCCGGATCTGGTACATGCCGCCGGCCTCTGCCATCAGGAGCCGGCTCGCGACTGGTTGCTGACTCAACTGCGGCAGAACGAGGCCGCAAGCCACCATGCCGATCCCGCCCTGCTCGATGCCCTGCAGTGCTGGGGTGCCGCCTTGACGCTGAGCGAACTCACCCCAATCCTGCAGGCACCATCCCAGTCCATGCGCCTCACGGGGCTGCGATTGCTCCGCTTCAAGGCCCATCAACTGGATGCACCAACGCTGCTGAGCCTCTGTGCCCCTTGCCTGGAGGATTGGCGTGATCCGGTCACGGTTGCGGCGATTCGCCTGCTGCAACGCCGCGATGACCCCAGCATCAGTGAGGCCCTGGCCCAGATCGGCAGGCACGGATCGGAAGCCAGTGCCCAGGCTGCCCTGAAAGCCCTGGGCTGCATCGCCACACCCCACAGCCGAGCCTTGCTGCAGGCGCTTGCCGATGAGCTTCCGCCAGGGGAAAGACAGCGCCAGGCAATGCGCCAGCTTGAGCAGCAGTTGGACATGTGA